A genomic region of Candidatus Latescibacter sp. contains the following coding sequences:
- a CDS encoding bifunctional YncE family protein/alkaline phosphatase family protein: MTRIRIVATTVLFVLLAVSCARKPELPGPMKQGTRLPNHWVLTPAGSHIPVGDLPLNMALSPDGKLLAVTNNGYSRHFISLISTEKDTVVSELETGKSFYGLAFSPDGRALYASGGSAEQVLTWQRNGSDFTPGTPISLKGPDAPPKIFPAGMAFSKDGQTLYVAENRGDCLAFVSVQKDQVEKQIKIGSFPYDIKVLSKQPKLYVSLWGGSEVGVVDTQSGAIISRVKVGDHPNTMLFSPDEKLLYVACSNTDDAWVIDTTSDRVIETIELHPYPNAPFGSTPNALALSSEGSTLYVANATNNDVAVVDVSRRGKSTVKGLIPVGWYPTALALSPDGRKLYVASGKGLTSKPNPKGPNPTLPREKNLVEYIGGLFNGTVSVIPIPNARQLASYTSQTEKNNGFSEVARKLLEKERVVKPHAVPRRVGEPSLIKHVIYIIRENRTYDQVLGDMAKGNGDSSLCLFGPDVTPNYHALADKFVLMDNFYVDAEVSADGHEWSTAAIATDFVEKSWPSSYSGRGIPYPSEGEFPIAFPTSGYIWETAARKGLTYRSYGEFIVASGKSVVVKHHALEGHYDPAFRPWDMSYPDTLRAAEFIRELHEFEQKGDLPRFIIMRLPNNHTNGTNPGISTPRAMVAENDLALGKVIEAVTHSRFWKDTAVFVVEDDAQNGPDHVDAHRSPALVVSPYIRRGYVDHTLYDTASMLRTMELILGLPPMSQYDAAAYPMVDCFSDRPDMTPYKVLRPTVPLDEKNMATAYGAHDSMAMDFSREDATPEIRLNEIIWKSIRGENSEMPRPIHRRAAQVEEEEE; this comes from the coding sequence ATGACCAGAATCCGAATTGTTGCGACAACAGTGTTATTTGTCCTCCTTGCGGTTTCCTGCGCCAGGAAGCCGGAGCTACCCGGCCCTATGAAACAGGGTACCCGTCTTCCCAACCATTGGGTGCTCACTCCGGCAGGCAGTCATATTCCGGTAGGAGATCTTCCCCTGAATATGGCGCTCTCGCCGGACGGCAAACTGCTGGCGGTAACCAACAACGGCTACAGTCGTCATTTTATTTCGCTGATCAGCACCGAAAAGGACACTGTGGTAAGCGAGCTGGAGACCGGGAAATCTTTCTACGGCCTGGCTTTCAGTCCTGATGGACGCGCGCTCTATGCGTCCGGGGGAAGCGCCGAGCAGGTGCTGACCTGGCAGAGAAACGGCAGTGATTTTACCCCGGGGACGCCCATTTCGCTCAAAGGACCCGATGCGCCGCCCAAGATATTTCCCGCCGGAATGGCTTTCTCGAAAGATGGCCAGACTCTGTATGTTGCCGAAAACCGGGGCGACTGCCTGGCCTTTGTTTCTGTACAGAAGGATCAGGTGGAAAAACAGATAAAAATCGGCTCATTCCCCTATGATATAAAGGTATTGTCAAAACAGCCCAAACTGTATGTCAGTCTCTGGGGAGGAAGCGAAGTAGGAGTGGTGGACACTCAGAGCGGCGCGATCATTTCACGGGTCAAAGTCGGGGATCATCCCAATACCATGCTCTTCTCGCCCGATGAGAAGCTTCTCTATGTCGCCTGCTCGAACACTGACGATGCCTGGGTGATCGACACTACAAGCGACCGGGTGATCGAGACCATTGAGCTGCACCCCTACCCGAATGCGCCGTTTGGAAGCACCCCGAACGCTCTGGCTCTCTCCTCCGAAGGTTCCACACTTTATGTGGCCAATGCCACAAATAATGATGTGGCAGTTGTGGATGTCTCAAGGCGCGGAAAAAGCACGGTCAAGGGATTGATTCCGGTGGGATGGTATCCAACCGCTCTTGCGCTCAGCCCGGACGGCCGCAAGTTGTATGTTGCGAGCGGCAAAGGCCTTACTTCCAAACCAAATCCGAAAGGGCCCAATCCTACCCTGCCGCGCGAGAAAAACCTCGTTGAATATATTGGCGGCCTCTTCAACGGCACCGTATCGGTCATACCCATCCCGAATGCCCGTCAGCTCGCCTCATACACCAGTCAGACGGAAAAAAACAACGGGTTCAGCGAGGTCGCCCGGAAGCTCCTGGAAAAGGAGCGCGTGGTCAAACCCCATGCAGTGCCGCGCCGGGTCGGGGAGCCTTCGCTCATCAAGCATGTGATCTATATCATCCGGGAGAACCGCACCTACGACCAGGTGCTCGGCGATATGGCCAAGGGCAACGGCGATTCCAGCCTCTGCCTCTTCGGCCCCGATGTGACCCCCAACTATCACGCGCTGGCCGATAAATTCGTTTTAATGGATAATTTCTACGTGGACGCCGAGGTCAGCGCCGACGGCCACGAATGGAGCACCGCCGCTATCGCCACCGACTTTGTGGAGAAATCCTGGCCTTCCTCCTACTCCGGACGCGGAATACCTTACCCTTCGGAAGGGGAGTTTCCCATCGCCTTTCCCACAAGCGGTTACATCTGGGAAACAGCCGCCCGCAAGGGACTGACTTACCGCAGTTACGGCGAATTCATAGTTGCTTCAGGCAAATCGGTTGTGGTGAAACACCACGCGCTCGAAGGGCATTACGATCCCGCCTTCCGTCCCTGGGACATGAGCTATCCCGACACACTGCGAGCCGCCGAATTCATCCGGGAGCTTCACGAGTTCGAGCAGAAAGGCGATCTTCCCCGTTTCATCATCATGCGGCTGCCGAATAACCACACCAACGGCACCAATCCGGGTATCTCCACCCCGCGGGCCATGGTTGCTGAAAACGACCTTGCGCTTGGCAAGGTCATAGAAGCTGTCACCCACAGCCGGTTCTGGAAGGATACCGCAGTCTTCGTGGTCGAGGACGACGCCCAGAACGGCCCCGACCATGTGGACGCCCACCGCTCACCGGCGCTGGTGGTCAGCCCCTATATCCGCCGGGGATATGTGGATCACACCCTCTACGACACGGCGAGCATGCTGCGCACCATGGAATTGATCCTCGGACTGCCGCCCATGAGCCAGTACGACGCTGCTGCCTATCCCATGGTGGACTGTTTCAGTGACCGCCCGGACATGACACCCTACAAAGTCCTGCGCCCTACTGTCCCGCTCGATGAGAAGAACATGGCGACCGCCTACGGCGCCCATGACAGCATGGCGATGGATTTCAGCCGTGAGGACGCCACTCCGGAAATCCGCCTGAACGAGATCATCTGGAAATCCATCAGAGGAGAAAATTCCGAGATGCCCCGCCCGATACATAGAAGAGCGGCGCAGGTGGAAGAGGAAGAGGAATGA